A stretch of Camelus bactrianus isolate YW-2024 breed Bactrian camel chromosome 26, ASM4877302v1, whole genome shotgun sequence DNA encodes these proteins:
- the LOC105067696 gene encoding claudin-22 → MALVFRAVAQLAGIALSLLGWVLSCLTNYLPQWKNLNLDLNEMENWTMGLWQTCVIQEEVGMQCKDFDSFLALPAELRISRILMFMSNGLGFLGLLFSGFGLDCLRIGERQQDLKKRLLILGGILSWTAGIAGLVPVSWVAHMTVWEFWDETVPEIVPRWEFGESLFIGWFAGFSLLLGGCLLNWAACGTRAPLASGHYAVAEMQHHHLHLEMKTTHLKL, encoded by the coding sequence ATGGCTTTAGTATTTAGAGCTGTGGCACAGTTAGCTGGAATTGCATTATCTTTGCTGGGATGGGTTTTATCCTGTCTTACAAACTACCTGCCACAATGGAAGAACCTCAACCTGGacttaaatgaaatggaaaactgGACCATGGGACTCTGGCAAACCTGCGTCATCCAAGAGGAAGTGGGGATGCAATGCAAGGACTTTGATTCTTTCCTGGCTTTGCCTGCCGAGCTCAGGATCTCCAGGATTTTAATGTTCATGTCGAACGGGCTGGGATTCCTGGGCCTGCTGTTCTCGGGGTTTGGCCTGGACTGCTTGAGAATTGGAGAGAGACAGCAAGATCTCAAGAAGCGGCTGTTAATCCTGGGAGGAATTCTGTCCTGGACAGCGGGCATTGCAGGCCTTGTTCCTGTCTCCTGGGTCGCCCACATGACAGTCTGGGAGTTCTGGGATGAGACCGTCCCAGAGATTGTGCCCAGGTGGGAGTTTGGGGAATCCCTCTTTATCGGCTGGTTTGCTGGCTTTTCTCTCCTGCTAGGAGGGTGTCTGCTAAACTGGGCAGCCTGTGGGACCCGGGCCCCCCTAGCTTCCGGCCACTATGCAGTGGCAGAGATGCAGCACCACCATCTACACCTGGAGATGAAAACCACTCACCTGAAACTCTAA
- the LOC105067695 gene encoding putative claudin-24, with protein MALVFRAVMQFVGILLSLLGWVLSVITTYLPHWKNLNLDLNEMENWTMGLWQTCVIQEEVGMQCKDFDSFLALPAELRISRILMFMSNGLGFLGLLVSGFGLDCLRIGERQQDLKKRLLILGGILSWTAGIAGLVPVSWVAHVTVQEFWDETVPEIVPRWEFGEALFIGWFAGFSLLLGGCLLNWAACGTRAPLASGHYAVSEMQTQCSCLENGRADPKL; from the coding sequence ATGGCTTTAGTCTTTAGAGCAGTGATGCAATTCGTTGGAATTTTACTGTCTTTGCTGGGATGGGTTTTATCCGTTATTACAACTTATTTGCCACATTGGAAAAACCTCAACCTGGacttaaatgaaatggaaaactgGACCATGGGACTCTGGCAAACCTGCGTCATCCAAGAGGAAGTGGGGATGCAATGCAAGGACTTTGATTCTTTCCTGGCTTTGCCTGCCGAGCTCAGGATCTCCAGGATTTTAATGTTCATGTCGAACGGGCTGGGATTCCTGGGCCTGCTGGTCTCGGGGTTTGGCCTGGACTGCTTGAGAATTGGAGAGAGACAGCAAGATCTCAAGAAGCGGCTGTTAATCCTGGGAGGAATTCTGTCCTGGACAGCGGGCATTGCAGGCCTCGTTCCCGTCTCTTGGGTCGCCCACGTGACAGTCCAGGAGTTCTGGGATGAGACCGTCCCAGAGATTGTGCCCAGGTGGGAGTTTGGGGAAGCCCTCTTTATCGGCTGGTTTGCTGGCTTTTCTCTCTTGCTAGGAGGGTGTCTGCTAAACTGGGCAGCCTGTGGGACCCGGGCCCCCCTAGCTTCCGGCCACTATGCAGTGTCAGAGATGCAAACTCAGTGTTCCTGCCTGGAAAATGGACGTGCTGATCCTAAACTGTAA